The nucleotide sequence AAGAAATGTGGAAGTACTTAATAATCCCCAAAACAGTACGAACATGGTCTATCACACGGGAAGTACTGGGACGTAAGGTTAAAAAAGGCTAAAAAGCCATAGAAAAGATTCTGAATTGCTGGAGGGAGGTGTTTGACTTTCCGGCTCTGCCAGCTACTAGAGGTGTGGCCTCCGGCCAAGTTGGTTAACAGTTGCGGatttcaacttcctcatctgtgaaatgtgggTGATTAATAACAACCTAATGGAGTTGTAATGAGGTTAAATACTAGCCTGTAGTCAGCATTCAATAAATAGGAGGATTAATAAAAGAGTGGAGCAATCAAGGAACGTGGTAATTCTTTAAAGTTGTGAATAGCAATCGGACAGCCAGGGAGCCAGGGCAGGAGTGATGGGAGGGGGAGAGTCTGAAGGCAGACAGAGCAAAGCCATCATCAGCCAGCGCAGGCAATGCACACGAGTTTGCACTTTAAGCTTTAGGCCAAGAAAAATTGGAGTTGACAGAGGGAATATTGGAGGTAGTGATATCAGTTAGGACTACTGCCAGGGTCCAGGCCCGCATGAGGGCCTGAAATAAGACAGTAGCTGTGAGGCTGGAGAAAAAGACCCGGATAGGAAAGGAACTTGGTAAATGATTGCAGGTGGGAggtgaagaaaagggaagaaagttcTGGCCTCTTGGACGACGGAATGGCCAGTGGCACCATgaaccaaaacaagaaaaagaggaagaaaaacagcagGGGGCTGCGGGGAGCAGGGAAAGGAGCTCACTTTATCACATTCCTGAGAAAGAGAGTATGGAATAGGAATGGCACTGTGGTGGTGATGCAGGGACATCCAGCTGAGGAAGGCGCCCCATAACCCAACGGATATAGGGTGCTGGCGTCAGAAAAGGCGTCTGGGTTGGAGACGTATAGATCTGGAAGCTCTGGGAAACAAGAGCAGCTAAAACTACAGGAGAAGAAGAGCTCCCCCAGAAGCAGTCTGTGGAACAGAGTCCTGAAGAGGGTCAACACTTTCACgggcaaaagaaagagaagccGGAAATGGGGACATGAACAAGAGAGATGGGAAACCAGGAGATGGTGGTATCAGAGACACCAAGAGAAAGAGGGGTGGCTAATAGAGTCTTGGAGCTGTTATGAGTTCACCAACAGTTACAAAGACCTGAGGGGTCAGCAGGCTACTCAAATGGTTAAATGCAAGGCTGCTGAGTCCTCCTCAGAGAATTTATGGTAGAATTGTATGGGAAAGATGGGCTCCAGAAATGCTGACCTCCTGCAGGAATGAAGAACAGTTCTGAAAGCAGTTTAAAGAAATCTGCCACTATCCAGGGTTACACCAAGGCAACAAGAAGACGGGTGGGGTTTCTGGCATGCTGTTTGTGTCTCCATCTtgatgtctgtctgtctgtcacgctctctctctctctctcagtagtGGACCAAAGGTCCAGAAGGGTGAAAATGAAGGTGCTAGCAGATGCAGCCCCTCACCCTCTCCTTTCACAGCCCCTCCCTGCTAGACTGTAAACTTTTCGAGACTTATCTTCAGCATCTAGTAGTGCACTGTGAATATAGAGGCActcatgtttgttgaataaaaagCCAAAAGCAAATAAGGTAACTGGCCAACAAGAGAAATAAGTGCTGGAAGACATAAGCCAAATAGCACAGAGAAGTggtgaaggggaggaaaaattctTCTCTGCCCTCAAGGCCTTCCAGCTAGACTAAGAATTGCatttacatgagacagattaacaggagaagaTCAGATTTAATAGTGTGCATATGGGGAATCCACAAAggcatggaaattccaaagatagGCAAAATGAGGACTTTGTGTCCTTCTGACTCAAGGAGaaggggtaggggtctgggagTTCCAAGGGAAAGAGTGCAATTCACAGGAGGATGAAAAAGAGGAAGTGTTTGGTAAGCCAATGTGGGCTGGGCCACTGGGAACCCATGGGACATGGGGGACTTGGATCAAACAGGCcttgccaggggcacctgggtggctcagtggttaagtgtctgccttcagctcaggtcctgctcccagggtcctgggattgagccccgcatccggctccccgctcagtgaggagtctgcttctctctttgcctgccgcaccccctgcttcggcgctctctctctctctctctctttttctctgtcaaataaataaataaaatctttatttaaaaaaaaaaaaaaaaacaggccttGCCAGGTTCTTCCCCGTCTGCCGTACCTTGTTCATACCATAATGCCGTTCTCTGTGGTGACAGTTCTCTTCCTGGATCCTCTACCTAAATTCTTTTTAGGCGGTTgcaggagagataaagagctgtTCCTCAATCTGCTGGGTTTTAACtgtttttaactcaaaataatcctcatgccaaagtggcccatcatggggcagcctgcccttggcccctacagtGGTTAGGGCTCTTAGAATCAAATTCCAACCTTAGTAGGAAATAGTTTCTACTATCTCCTATCTGGTTGTTTAACTTTGAGCAAGTTCCTTAAATATCCAACAAGTTACAATAGAACCCATCCTAAATAAAGCACTCACTTAAATGATCAAGGGTATAACCTATTTGGCAAAGGACTTATTACTACTCAACTCAGCAGAAGTCTGACCTGAAACATtcagtacatttttaaagtaattataacTATAAATTGACCACTTGTTATCAATCAGCGCCATCTACTAATGTTTACACAACCAGGAACTGCAGCGCCACATCACAATGAAACCATGGAGATAAAACCTACCTCTCACAGAGTCATGAAAGAgtttagagaaattaaatgaggtcatttatGTAAAAACATCCACCATAAAAATCAACTGGCCTCTTCTTAAAAATGTACCTGTTAAAGAATGTAAAAATGCTTGTACTCAGCACCACTGTTACCGAGCCGAAGCTTCTATTATATTCATTtggcaaaaggagaaaagaaaatatacagctTTTTTCTACaatctatgattttaaaaagccaagagGGAAAATTAGCCCTCTAAAATTGTACTTACAAATCCTTCTTCTGTAATATCTGGTGGCTctgaaacaagataaaatatgACATTATCTCACTCAAATCTGATTtccttttaaagtaaatgaaataatttgagaCAGCACCTAGCCCTGCTTTATACATGGGCAGGCTCAGTAAAATTTTGGCCCTCCGTTCATTCTCTGCACATGGATTGAATTTTAAGTTGGAATTCAAGGTGGAAGTGGGGAGGAAAGGCCTCTGGAATCCAGCTTGGTCACTAATTCACTGTGACCCTGAAGTTAACCTTGTAGGCTTCCATTATTCCGGCTGCAAAACGGAGAATTAAGCAAGACAAAATAAGACGGTGCCAATGAGGCAATGCAAACGGGGGTCgccgggggcggagggggggtaGAGGGAGCGGGTGAAATTCGCAATAAAATGCTAAGAAAGCGCAGGGGAGCCAGAGTTTGGAAAGTGTGGAAGCGGGGCGCCCGGGCAAGAAGTCAAGTCCAGAGGCGGGTGTGTGGTCCCCGCCGCCGTACCGACCTGCGGTGAGCCGCTTCTGGGGCATGCCGCCGCCGTTGCCCGCGCCCGTCCCCCGCGCTGGGCAGTCAGGGCGCCATCGCCCGGCAGCGCCCGTCTCTCCCCGGGAGCGAGAGCCGGAGCGCACGCCGACGCCGCCGAGTTGCTATGGAGCTGAGACAATGCGGGCCAGGCGGGCGGCGGCGCGCGCCTTCCCGGGGGCCCCGGGCCGCCGCAGccagtcctcctcctcctccggggCAGGGGCGGACGCCGCCGCCAGGAGCCGGGGCACCCGCACGGCCTCCCCGGGAGAGAGACCCGACTCGCCCGGGCCTCGTGCCTGTGGTGCCCGCGGCTCCGGCCTGTTCCCGCGCATCAAGACCGTGGCCGCACCGTCCAGGAAACTCGGTGAATACTAGCTAGAAATGACCCGCCGGCGAGCGCGTGCGGGAGACAGGGCTCGAAGGGCTGGTcctgagaagaggaggaagaaaggggagtcGGGCCTCAGGAGTttccttgaaaaggaaggaaggaggacatAGTCACACACAGCGCCTGAGCTCATCCCCAGCTGTAGGAAATGCCTACATCAGAAGTCAAATATTCGTGTGCTTTAGGAACGAGATCTGCCCCCACGTTTTTGTTTCAATCTGTTACGGCTCCTGCCTTTTCAAGATAGCTAAGCTTTAAAAATTACCCGAGGAGGTCGTTGACAAGAACAATAAATCGACGATGTCCGTAGTGTGTGTTCCAGGAAAAGTTATGATAGAAGTAAAAAGTGAAATTcgaaaaatgaaaatcaagaggAGGGGGAAATTCAAAAATTCTAAtcaagaggagggggagggaaaggaggaaggagaaaaagaagatttTTAGAAAAGTCATAGTCAAATTTCTAGTCCAGATTTCCACCTCAggctctccctgctcctgggaaCCCTAAATCCAATTGCTTGCTGCACCTACACAGCGGTGGCTCCTCCTTGGATGCTTCCAAATCAAAATATCCAAAAGGAAATCTACATTTCCCCCCATTCCTTATCTTCAAATTTCATCTTTCTGCATATATCCCGTGTTCAGTAAGTGGTACCTTCATCTACTGGGTGACTCAAGCCAGAAACCCCATATTTAGTAAGGTCCTGCCAGTTTTAGGTCCTGCCAATTCTACAGTAAAGTATTTCTGGAGTCTGGAATCTCCTCTCCACTCCCATGAACAACCATACCCTAAGCACAGGCTCCCATGTGGAGTGTCATAAAAAGTTCCTTAActtgtccctcttcccctgcttgcttCCAGTGGGGTTCCCCTTAAATCCATTTCCTGTGCTGAAAGTGAAACAATCTCTCTAAATACGAAGATGGCCTACTtaaaaccttcagtggctccaCATTTGCCTCCTACACTGCGGGGGACATCCAAGGCCTGGCAGGGTACTGCAGGTATGTGTGAATGCTTGAGCAAGCAAGGAGTCAGACAATGGGTGCTTATAGAGCAAGGAACCGGTACACCTGCCTAGTTATAGTCCCTGCCTTGTCAATAGTACatagtcaaagagaaaaataaaactataaaccaCTACTCGGACCAAACAAAATCACAGGGCCAAATGAAATCAAGGGGGAGTAGTGGAAGCAATTAGAAAGGCAAGGGAAGGTGTGAGGCCAAAAACCATGGAAGGGTTTTGTCGGCCCTTGCAAGGATCCCAACTTTCATCCTGAGTGAAATGCAAACCATAGaagttttgagcagagaagtacTATGATCGTACTTTTATTTGAAAAGGCTCACT is from Zalophus californianus isolate mZalCal1 chromosome 4, mZalCal1.pri.v2, whole genome shotgun sequence and encodes:
- the LOC113925596 gene encoding ESX-1 secretion-associated protein EspK-like yields the protein MPPPLPAPVPRAGQSGRHRPAAPVSPREREPERTPTPPSCYGAETMRARRAAARAFPGAPGRRSQSSSSSGAGADAAARSRGTRTASPGERPDSPGPRACGARGSGLFPRIKTVAAPSRKLVGFPLNPFPVLKVKQSL